In Amycolatopsis sp. FBCC-B4732, the genomic stretch GCCGCGGCCGCTTCGGCAAAACCGCCGGCCGCCTGCCCCACCACGCCCACTTCGGCAAGACCACCGGCCACTTGCCCATCCACGCCCGCTTCAGCGAGCCCACCGGCCACTTGCCCGCCCACGCCCACCTCGGCGAAACCACCAGCCGCTTCCCCAGCCGCGGCCGCTTCGGCGAAGCCGCCGGTGCCTTGCTCAGCCATGCCCGGCTCGGCAAGACCACCAGCCGCCTGCCCAACCACGCCCACTTCGGCAAGACCACCGGCCACTTGCCCACCCACGCCCGCTTCAGCGACACCGCCAGCCGCCTGCCCACCCGCGGCCGCTTCGGCGAAACCACCGACCACTTGCCCACCCGCGCCCGCCCTGGCGAGCTCACCAGCCACCTGCCCGCCCACCCCGGCGAGCCCGCCGGCCGCTCGCCCAGCCAAGCCCACCTCGGCGAGACCACCGGCCGCCCGCCCAGCTGCGGCCGCTTCGGCGAAGCCGTCGGCGCCTTGCCCAGCCATGCCCGGTTCGGCGTGGCTGCCAGCCGCTCGCCCACCCACGCCCGGCGCGCCAGCCGTTCGCTCAGTCGCGCCCGAATCGGCGAGGTCCGCAGCCGAGCCCCCCTCGGCGCGCAGCGATCCGAAGCCCAGCACGGCCGGGTCCACCGCACGGCGGCTGCTGAGCACCACCCGCGTCGCCCCGCGCTCGGCCAGCCACTTCGCCGCCACCAGACCGAGCCCGCCCAGCCCGCCCGTGATGATGTACGCGCCTTCCCGCACCGGCTCGCGGATCGGGTCGCCAAGCTCCGGACGGGAGAGCCTCCGCGCGTACCGGACACCGTCGCGCCAAGCGATCTCGTCGTCCGGGGCGTCCGCGTGGATCTCGTCGCGCAACCGGGCGAAGTCGTCGCAGTCCACCAGCGACGCCCGCAGCTCCGGGTGCTCGAACGCGAGCACCCGCACCAGCCCGCGCACCGCAGCCGGCCCGGGATCGCCCGCCTCCCCGGGCCGCACGGCCTGCGCGCCCGCCGTGACCAGCCACAACCGCGGCGGTGCCGGCAGCTCGGCCAGCTCGGCGACGACCCCCGTCAGCGTCTCGACCAGCCGCGCGGCCGCCTCGGGGTCCGGACCGCCCGCCGAACCCAGGCGGGCGATGACCGCGGTCGTCTCACCGTCCCGCAACAGCTTCGCCAGCGCCGCGCGGTCTCCGAGACCGGCGGTGTCCAGCTCGATCCAGTGGTGCTCGCGCGACGGCGCCTCGGGCAGCTCCACCGGCTGCCAAGCCGCTTCTAGCAGGAGGCGCCCCACCGCCGCATCGCGCAGCCGGCGGCAATAGACGTCGCGGAACTCCACCAGGACGACGTCCTCGGCGTCGACCAGCTGGACGATCCCGAGCAGGCCGTCGCCGGACGGGGCGACCACCGCATCCACCCGTACACCCCGGCGCGGTTCGCCCGCGACGACCACCTCGCCGATCGAAAGCGGCAGGTAGAGGCCGTCCGCCGAACCGACCGCCGCGGCCAGTGCGTGCAGGCAGGCGTCGGCGAGGGCCGGGTGCAGCACGTACGCCGGGTGGTCGGCCTCGGGCAGTGCGATCGACGCCGACGCGCGGCCGCCGCCGGCCACGACCCGGCGCAGGCCGCGGAACGCCGGCCCATAGGACTGCCCCAGCTCCGCCAGCGCGCGGTAGACGTCGACGGGCTCGCCCTCGACCTCCCCGAGCGGCGGGGACGGCGTCCCGCCGGTCCCGATCCGCGCGGTGGCGTGGCGGACCCACTCGCCGGCCGCGGACCTGGCGTGCACGCTCAGCTCGCCGCCGGTCAGGGTGGTCGTCACCTCGGTGTGCCCGGCGAGCGGGAGCACCTCCCGCAGTTCGAGGTCGTGCACGTGCCGGCCGGCGGCCAAGGCCAGCTCGAGGAACCCGGTCGCCGGGAACACCGGCCGGTCCCGCACGGTGTGGTCGGCCAGCCACGGCAGCACCTCGGTGCCGACGTCGGCGCGCCAGAGGTGCCCGCCGTCCGGGTGTTCGATGTGGACACCCAGCAACGGGTGGCCGCCGCCGGCGCGGACGGGCCGCCGCGGCCAGAACCGCTCGTGCCGCCAGACCGGCCCCGGCAGCTCGACCGGCGCCGCCGCGGGCCGGGCGGCGAGCACGCCGGGCAGGCCCAGCACGTGCAGCCGGGCGAGGCTGGTCAGGAACGCCGTCCGCTCGTCGGCCCGGCGGCTCCCCGACGCCAGGCCGAGCACGCCGGCCTGCTCGATCGCGGCCAGCGCGACGGGGTGCGGCGCGATCTCGACGAAGATGGTGTGCCCGTCGCCGGCCGCCGCGGCGAGGGCCTGGCTGAACCGCACCGGACGGCGCAGGTTCGCGGCCCAGTACTCGACGTCGAACGCGGGCGTCTCCCGCGGATCGTCGAGAACGCTGCTGTAGCAGGGAATTGCGGCTGGACCGGGGACGAGCCCGGCCAGGTCGGCGCGCAGCCGCCCGAGCACGGCGTCGACGGCGGCGGAGTGCCCGGCCCCGCCGACCGGCAGCCGCCGCGCCAGCCTGCCGAGGCTCTCCGCGTGCTCGACCAGCGCTTCGACCTGGTCGGCGGGTCCGCTGACGGTGCACTGCGTCGCCGACGCGTACACCGCGATGGCGACCTCGGGGAAGTCCGCGAGCTCGGCCGGCGACAGCTCGACGACGGCCATCGCCCCCTCCCCCGACTGGTCGAGTTCGGTGAGCAGCCGTGCCCGGGTGGCCATGACCCGCAGGCCGTCGCCGACGTCCAGCGCCCCGGCGACCACGGCCGCGGCGACCTCGCCCATGGAGTGCCCCAAGACGGCGGCCGGCGTGACACCGTGCGCCCGCCACAGCGCGGCGAGGGCGATCTGCACACCGAAGAGGGTCAGCTGGGTCGCGGCCAGGTCCGGCAGGTCGCGGCTCAGTGCCTCGCGCAGCGAAAACCCGGCCTCCGCACGGAAAACGGGATCGAGCGCGTCGACCTCGGCCCGGAAGGCGGGCTCGGCGCCGAGGAGGAGCCGGCCCATCCCGGACCACTGCGAACCGTAACCGGAGAAGACGAAGACGACGCTGGGCTCGTGCTCGGCTTCGCCCACGACACCGCGGCCCGCCGCCAGCTCACGCAGGGCCTCGACCACCTCGCCGCGGCTCTCCCCCACCACCGCACCCCGCGCCGGCAGGTGCTCCCGCCGGTGGGCCAGCGTCGCCGCGACCGCCCCCAGCGGCACATCGGACGCGGCGAGCCAGTCGGCCAGCTCCCCGGCCCGCGCCCGCACCACCCCGTCCGACCGCGCCGAAAGCGCGAACACCTGCGGCCCCGCCGACTCCCCCCGAGGCGGGAACGCCGCGGCGGGCCACTCCTCCAGCACGACGTGGGCGTTGGTCCCCCCGAACCCGAACGCCGAGACCCCCGCCCGCGCGGTTCCGGAGTACCGCGGCCACGCAGTCCCCTCCGTGACCACCCGCAGCCCGCTGAAGTCGATATACGGATTCGGCGCGCTGAAGTGCAGGCTCGCCGGCAGCCGCCGGTGCGTCATGGCCAGCACCACCTTGAGCAGCCCGGCGATCCCGGCCGCCCCTTCGAGGTGCCCGAGGTTGCTCTTCACCGACCCGAGCAGCAACGGCCGGTCCGCGCCGCGCCCGAGTACCGCCGAGAGGGCCCCAGCCTCCAGCGGATCCCCCAGCGGCGTGCCGGTCCCGTGCGCCTCGACGTAGTCCACAGTGGACGGATCGATGCCCGCGTAGGCGTCCCGCAGCAGTGCGGCCTGCGCCTCCGGGTTCGGCGCCGTCAACCCGTTGGAGCGCCCGTCCGAATTCACCGCGCTGCCGCGCACCAGCGCCAGCACCCGGTCGCCGTCCCGCCGGGCCGCGCGCAACGGCTTCAGCACGACCACGCCGCAGCCCTCGCCCCGGACGATCCCGTCCGCGCTCGCGTCGAACGGCTTGCAACGGCCGTCGGCGGCGAGCACCCCCGCGCGGTGGAAGCCCGCCGTGATCCCCGGCGACAGCAGCACGTTCACCCCCGCCGCCAGCGCGAGCTCGCTCTCGCCGCGGCGCAGGCTCTCCACCGCCTGGTGCACCGCGACCAGCGACGACGAGCACGCCGTGTCCAGCGTCAGGCTCGGTCCGCGCAGGTCGAGCAGGTACGACAGCCGGTTCGCGGCGATGCTCGCCGCCGCGCCGGTGCCCGACCAGACGTCGACGCCCGCGACGTCGGTCATCGTCAGCGAGCCGTATTCGGTGGCCGACAGCCCGACGAACACGCCGGTCCGGCTGCCGCGCAGGCGCTCCGGCGGGATCCCGGCGTGCTCCAGCGCCGCCCACGCGACCTCCAGGAGGATCCGCTGCTGCGGGTCCATCGCCTCGGCTTCGCGCGGGGTGATGCCGAAGAACGCCGCGTCGAACCCGGCGACGTCGTCGAGGAAACCGCCCCGCGCCGGCAGCCCGGCCAGGTCTTCGGCGGGCGCGAACGTCTCCCAGCGGCCTTCCGGGACGTCGCCGATGGCGTCCCCGCCGTCGTCGAGGAACCGCCAGAACGCCGCCGGCGACTCGATCCCGCCCGGCAGGCGGCAGCCGAGGCCGACGATCGCGATCGGCTCCCCGGCCTCCCGCCACGGCTCCGGGACCGGCGCCGGCTCCACTGTGGACAGGTGGGCGGCGAGCGCGGCGATCGTCGGGTACTGCCAGACGAGCGTCGGCGCCAGCGGCCGGCCGACGAACCGGCCCAGGTCGGCGGCGAGCGCCGTCGCGTCCCGTGAGGACAGTCCGAGTTCCTGGAGCGGGCGGTCGGCGTCGACGTCGCCGAGCCGGGCGAGCAGCCAGGCGCGGATCCCGGCCGCGTTCACCCGAGCCGCCGCTCGGTCAGCGAACCGTCCGCATAGGACGCCCGGGAGCGCGCCCGGCTGATCTTGCCGCTCGACGTGCGCGGCACCTCGCCGGGCGCCAGGAAGACGACGTCGTGCAGGCGCAGCCCGTGCCCGGCCGACACCGCGGCCCGCAGGTCCGCCGCGGCGTCGGCGACGCCGGCTTCGAAGTCCTTGGCGCGTTCCAGCACGACCACCGCGGCCTCCCCGTCGGCGACTTCGATCGCGAACGCCGCCGCCGAGTGGGGCCGCACGGCGGGATGCGCTTCCACGGTCTGCTCGATGTCCTGCGGGTAGTGGTTGCGGCCGTCGACGACGACCAGGTCCTTGAGCCGGCCGGTGACGAACAGCTCGCCGTCGAAGACCACGCCGAGGTCGCCGGTCGCCAGCCAGCCCTCGCCGGTGTCCGGGTCGAGCGGGGGCAGGCCGAAGGTCGCCGCCGACGCGTCGGGCCGTCCCCAGTAGCCGCGGCCGACGTTCGGGCCGCTGACCCGGATTTCGCCGACTTCCCCCGGCTCGACGTCGTTCCCGGTCACCGGGTCGGCGATCCGCACCCGCTGGCCCGCCGGGCGGCCGCATGAGACGAGCGTCGTGCCGGACGCGGCCGGCACGGCGAGCCCGGCGGCGAGGCGGTCCCGGTCGAACGTGACCTGCCGGGCCACTTTCCCGCTGTCCGTCACGGAAACGAGCACGGTGGCCTCCGCCAAGCCGTAGGAGGAGCGGTGGACCTCGGGTCGCAGCCCGCATCCGCCGAAGGCGTCCTGGAACTTCGCGATGGTGGCCGGCAGCACCGGTTCGCTGCCGTTGATCAGCGACACGACCCGGCTCAGCTCCAGGAAGTCCTTTTCGGCCTCGGTCACGCGGGAAGCGCTGTAGGCGTAGGCGAAGTTGGGGGCCGCGCTGATCGCGCCCGGACTCGCGGAAAGCGCTTGCAGCCACCGCGCCGGACGTTCGAGGAACGCCAGCGGGTCCATCAGCACCGACGCCATCCCGCCCATCATGGGCGCACCGATGCCGAGGATCAGGCCCATGTCGTGGAACAGCGGCAGCCAGCTGACCGTCGACGTCGTCCGGCTCTCGACACCGTAGGCGGCGCAGGCCTGACGCGCGTTGGCGAGCACGTTCCGGTGGGTCAGCACGACCCCGGCGGGCGACCGCGTCGACCCCGACGTGTACTGCAGGTAGGCGGGCGCGTCGGGATCCGGCCGGGGCCATTCGCGCGCTTCGGCTTCCGGCAGCGCGTCCACGGCGACAACCTCCGGCCCGGCGGTGAATTCGCGAACAGCATCGAAGTCGGCCGAAGTCGTCAGCACGACCCGCGGGGTGCAGTCGGCGAGCGTGCCGGCGAGGCGGCCCTCGTGGCCGGGCAGGCCGGGCGCGAACAGCGGCACCGCGACCAGCCCCGCCCGCAGCGCGCCGAGGAACGCCACGACGTAGCCGACCGACTGCCCGGCCAGCACCGCCGCCCGCTCCCCCGGTGCCGCGAGGTCCGCGAGCCGCGCGGCGACCGCGTCGACGCGCTCGTCGAGGGCACGCCAGGAGAGCGTGACGGCGCGACCGTCCGCGGTGGCGCGGTGGTCGAGGTGCGTCACGGCGGTTTCGTCGCCGAGCACCCGCGCCCACCGGCCCAGCAGGGTCGCGAACGATTCGCCGTCGCCGAGCGTTTCCGGTGTACCGGGAATCGGCTGGGAAATGGTTTCCATGGTCCCTCGCAGAGAGCGTTTACCGGCGCAGTGAATAGCTGCGCCGGTGCGGTTGTCAATCGGCGGATCCCGGATGCTCACCGGGAAACGGGTCAGGGCACCGCGCGTTTGTCACGCGGCGACGAAGTATCGGCGGAACGGGTCTTCGACACGCGCACGGCCAGCAGCGCACCGGCGAACGTCAACCCGGCCGCGGTGAGCAGCCCGGCGGTGTAGCCTCCGGCCAGCGCGGCCGGGGGTGCGGTACCCGCTTCGAGCCGCGCCGCGCGCACCGCCGTCAGCACCGCGCCGATCAGCGCGACACCGAGCGCGCTCGACAGCTCGCGCGCCGCGGTGAGCAAGCCCGACGCCGTGCCGGAATGCCGCTCCGCCACGACGTCCAGCGCGTGCGACGTCATCGGGACGGTGAACGCCGAGCCCGCCCCGATCAGGACCAGGCCGGGCACGCGGGGCCAGATCTGCGGGATCGCGTTCACCGCGGCGAGCGCGAGCAGCCCGGCCCCGACCACGGCGAGCCCCGCCGCCACCGTCCGAAGTGGACCGTGGCGGGCGACGGCCCCCGGCACGAGCGGCGTCGCGGCGACGACCGCCACCGCGACCAGCACCAGGGGCAGCCCGGCGCCGACCGGGCCGAGGCCGAGGAACTCCTGGTGCAGCAACGGCGTGAAGAAGAAGATCCCGGAAATCCCGAGTCCCCACAACAGCTGCAGACCGAGCGAGCCGGCGAACACGCGGTTCCCGGTCAGCTCCGCGGGAACCAGCCGGTCCCGCGCCCGCCGCTCCCGGACGGCGAACCCCACGCCGAGCGCGGCACCCGCAATGAACAGCGGGAGCGCGAACCGGGGTTCGGCGAGTGCGGCGGTGAGCAGCACCAGGCTCGCCGTCACCAGGACCATCGCCGCGAGCGGCGGTGCGCGGGTGTCCCCACCGGCCCGGCCGGGGACCGTCGGCAGCAGCACCAGCATCGCCACCACGAACGGGAGGTTCACGAAGAAGATCCAGGCCCAGCCGAGGTATTCGCTCAGCACCCCGCCGAGCGCGGGGCCGAGCGCCAGTGCCGCGGCGAGGCACGCGGTCCAGACCGCCGCACCGAGCGTGCGACCGCGCGCGTCGAGGTTCGTGCGCAGGAGGCTGAGCAGGCCCGGCACCAGGAACGCGGCCGCCACCCCCTGCAGCACCCTTGCGGCGACCAGCAGCCACAGCGACCCGGCCAGCCCGCCTGCCGCCGCGCCGAGCCCGAACGCGAGCAGCGCGGCGGTCAGCGTCCGGCGAGGACCCCAGCGGTCGGCCAGCGCGCCCCCGGCCGGTAGCAAGCCGGCGAACGGGAGCATGTAGCCGAGCGCGATCCACTGCAGCGCATCGAGGTCGAGAGCGAGGTCGCGGCCGATCGACGGCGCACCGGCGGCAACGATGGTGTTGTCGAGCGTTGTGACGAACGCACCGAGCGCGAGGAGTACGAGGGTCTTCATCGCGTGCTCCCCACCGGCTCGCGGGTGAGGACGGGCCGCCGTCGCGGGAACCACCAGTTAGCGGCGCCGAAACGGGCCATCACCGCGGGCACGAGCACGCAGCGGACGACGACCGCGTCCAGCAGCACGGCGACGGTCAGCCCGACCCCCGCTTCCCGCACGACGCGGGCGTCGACGAAGGCGAACGACACGAACACCAGCGCCATGATCAGCGCGGCCGCGGTGATGGTCCGGCCGGTCGCCGCGACGCCGTCGACGACCGCGGCCCGGGTGTCGCCGTGGCGGCGCCAGGCTTCCTGGATGCGGGCGATGAGGAAGACCTCGTAGTCCATCGAGAGCCCGAACAGCCCGGCGAACAGGAACACCGGCAGGTACGGCTCGATCGGGGCGCCGAAGGTGCAGACCACAGCTCCGGTCGTCGCGGCCGCGGTCAGCAGGTTCATCACCGCCGCCGTCAGCGGGATCAGCACGCTGCGGAACACCCAGGCGAGCAGCAGGACCGCGATGCCGACGACGCTGACCAGGAACACCGGCAGCCGCGCGGTGATCGCCGCCGAGAAGTCGGCCTGGGTCGCGACGATCCCGCCGACGTGCGCGTCCGGGCCGCCGATGGTCGCCGCCATGGTCCGCGTCCAGGCCAGCAGCCCGGCGGTGGCCGGGTCGCCGGGCGCGGTCCGCGGGACGACGGTGAGCAGCCGGCCTCCGCCGGGCAGCGCCATCGGCGGGCCCGCGTCGGCGCGGGCGAGCACCGCTTCCCGCAGCGTGCCCAGCGAGGCGTCGCCGGTGCCCACCACCAGCAGCGGGGCGCCGGCGCCGGGCCCGAACCCGTCGGTCAGCAGCTCGGCGCCGGTCCGGGTGATGCTGCCGGGCGGATCCTGCGCGGCGTCCGGCACGCCGAGCCGCAGCCCGGTCATCGGCAGCGCGAGCACGGCCACGACCAGCACCGCCGCCAGCGTGTACGGCCCGGGCCGCGCGGTCACCGAACGCGCCAGCCGGGCCCAGCGGCCGCCGTTCCCGCCGGGCTTGACGCGCATCCGGGCGACGGGCCGCAGCAACGCGGGCAGCAGGGTCAGCGCGGCGAGCGCG encodes the following:
- a CDS encoding type I polyketide synthase, which gives rise to MNAAGIRAWLLARLGDVDADRPLQELGLSSRDATALAADLGRFVGRPLAPTLVWQYPTIAALAAHLSTVEPAPVPEPWREAGEPIAIVGLGCRLPGGIESPAAFWRFLDDGGDAIGDVPEGRWETFAPAEDLAGLPARGGFLDDVAGFDAAFFGITPREAEAMDPQQRILLEVAWAALEHAGIPPERLRGSRTGVFVGLSATEYGSLTMTDVAGVDVWSGTGAAASIAANRLSYLLDLRGPSLTLDTACSSSLVAVHQAVESLRRGESELALAAGVNVLLSPGITAGFHRAGVLAADGRCKPFDASADGIVRGEGCGVVVLKPLRAARRDGDRVLALVRGSAVNSDGRSNGLTAPNPEAQAALLRDAYAGIDPSTVDYVEAHGTGTPLGDPLEAGALSAVLGRGADRPLLLGSVKSNLGHLEGAAGIAGLLKVVLAMTHRRLPASLHFSAPNPYIDFSGLRVVTEGTAWPRYSGTARAGVSAFGFGGTNAHVVLEEWPAAAFPPRGESAGPQVFALSARSDGVVRARAGELADWLAASDVPLGAVAATLAHRREHLPARGAVVGESRGEVVEALRELAAGRGVVGEAEHEPSVVFVFSGYGSQWSGMGRLLLGAEPAFRAEVDALDPVFRAEAGFSLREALSRDLPDLAATQLTLFGVQIALAALWRAHGVTPAAVLGHSMGEVAAAVVAGALDVGDGLRVMATRARLLTELDQSGEGAMAVVELSPAELADFPEVAIAVYASATQCTVSGPADQVEALVEHAESLGRLARRLPVGGAGHSAAVDAVLGRLRADLAGLVPGPAAIPCYSSVLDDPRETPAFDVEYWAANLRRPVRFSQALAAAAGDGHTIFVEIAPHPVALAAIEQAGVLGLASGSRRADERTAFLTSLARLHVLGLPGVLAARPAAAPVELPGPVWRHERFWPRRPVRAGGGHPLLGVHIEHPDGGHLWRADVGTEVLPWLADHTVRDRPVFPATGFLELALAAGRHVHDLELREVLPLAGHTEVTTTLTGGELSVHARSAAGEWVRHATARIGTGGTPSPPLGEVEGEPVDVYRALAELGQSYGPAFRGLRRVVAGGGRASASIALPEADHPAYVLHPALADACLHALAAAVGSADGLYLPLSIGEVVVAGEPRRGVRVDAVVAPSGDGLLGIVQLVDAEDVVLVEFRDVYCRRLRDAAVGRLLLEAAWQPVELPEAPSREHHWIELDTAGLGDRAALAKLLRDGETTAVIARLGSAGGPDPEAAARLVETLTGVVAELAELPAPPRLWLVTAGAQAVRPGEAGDPGPAAVRGLVRVLAFEHPELRASLVDCDDFARLRDEIHADAPDDEIAWRDGVRYARRLSRPELGDPIREPVREGAYIITGGLGGLGLVAAKWLAERGATRVVLSSRRAVDPAVLGFGSLRAEGGSAADLADSGATERTAGAPGVGGRAAGSHAEPGMAGQGADGFAEAAAAGRAAGGLAEVGLAGRAAGGLAGVGGQVAGELARAGAGGQVVGGFAEAAAGGQAAGGVAEAGVGGQVAGGLAEVGVVGQAAGGLAEPGMAEQGTGGFAEAAAAGEAAGGFAEVGVGGQVAGGLAEAGVDGQVAGGLAEVGVVGQAAGGFAEAAAAGEAAGGFAEVGVGGQVAGGLAEAGVDGQVAGGFAEPAAGGQAAGGFAEAAAAGEAAGGLAEASVGGQVTGDQAETAQSRAYPGVEVRVVPGDIAEPGVAEELVAVAVEGGVPLRGVLHAAGVLGDGAAITLDGPTIEAVWRPKALGAWRVHQVTAEHDLDWWLVYSSAAALFGSPGQAAYASANAWADALVAWRRARGLPAATINWGAWGEVGAAAGSVNPVLTPLGTEEALAALDAVLARDRRETGVARIDAETVLEMFPRLGERPFFEIFTPRRESTWDGMEALRAATPEQARAAIGDHLAGLIAGLLGFAEVDRDVPLTRLGLDSLSAMRARGAVERDFGLPLPIPLLLRGASLAELAGHLAEQAGFGTAAPVERVVAGPRDPAERWVARHWRTVVGGAGPGVHDDFFAAGGDPERLRALFADELDVVPERLFDTPTVAAMADLVRDELEGHGGGPVRVLRDGAGDPVFLFHPAGGRASVYRELVRLLPEGQPVYGFERIDDEDTVEAKAACYAELVREIQPDGPYRLGGWSFGGCLAYETARQLGGAELVFLIDTILPLPAPGTPVQELLLDRFDRFADHVSRTYGVPFSVPREELTRLDEDAQIRWVMAKLAELVPDLGAGVLRHQYESYVDARVAERYVPEPCGGRVVLLRAQEPHPLTTALDPRYLRTDDTLGWDAYCGALEVVRVPGDHVSMIDPPHVTALAAALAARLGTVVR
- a CDS encoding fatty acyl-AMP ligase codes for the protein METISQPIPGTPETLGDGESFATLLGRWARVLGDETAVTHLDHRATADGRAVTLSWRALDERVDAVAARLADLAAPGERAAVLAGQSVGYVVAFLGALRAGLVAVPLFAPGLPGHEGRLAGTLADCTPRVVLTTSADFDAVREFTAGPEVVAVDALPEAEAREWPRPDPDAPAYLQYTSGSTRSPAGVVLTHRNVLANARQACAAYGVESRTTSTVSWLPLFHDMGLILGIGAPMMGGMASVLMDPLAFLERPARWLQALSASPGAISAAPNFAYAYSASRVTEAEKDFLELSRVVSLINGSEPVLPATIAKFQDAFGGCGLRPEVHRSSYGLAEATVLVSVTDSGKVARQVTFDRDRLAAGLAVPAASGTTLVSCGRPAGQRVRIADPVTGNDVEPGEVGEIRVSGPNVGRGYWGRPDASAATFGLPPLDPDTGEGWLATGDLGVVFDGELFVTGRLKDLVVVDGRNHYPQDIEQTVEAHPAVRPHSAAAFAIEVADGEAAVVVLERAKDFEAGVADAAADLRAAVSAGHGLRLHDVVFLAPGEVPRTSSGKISRARSRASYADGSLTERRLG
- a CDS encoding MFS transporter, encoding MKTLVLLALGAFVTTLDNTIVAAGAPSIGRDLALDLDALQWIALGYMLPFAGLLPAGGALADRWGPRRTLTAALLAFGLGAAAGGLAGSLWLLVAARVLQGVAAAFLVPGLLSLLRTNLDARGRTLGAAVWTACLAAALALGPALGGVLSEYLGWAWIFFVNLPFVVAMLVLLPTVPGRAGGDTRAPPLAAMVLVTASLVLLTAALAEPRFALPLFIAGAALGVGFAVRERRARDRLVPAELTGNRVFAGSLGLQLLWGLGISGIFFFTPLLHQEFLGLGPVGAGLPLVLVAVAVVAATPLVPGAVARHGPLRTVAAGLAVVGAGLLALAAVNAIPQIWPRVPGLVLIGAGSAFTVPMTSHALDVVAERHSGTASGLLTAARELSSALGVALIGAVLTAVRAARLEAGTAPPAALAGGYTAGLLTAAGLTFAGALLAVRVSKTRSADTSSPRDKRAVP
- a CDS encoding MMPL family transporter, giving the protein MTTLVSWCSRRAAAVVVLWLVALGGLGSAALHTGAAFRDTIDLPAADSTAAANLLRGNGAGGAEERVVARTPDSSLDTGTGRARLDDFAARLAALPHVVAVTPGGLSADRRTAMLGVRFDAPAADLGQPVADALAAVVRDAHGLTAGAAGEFAAMTTAAPDLGNAGIGLLAAALVLLVTFGSMTCVLLPVLTAAVSVGCALATVTLLSHVMTVPKISTEIAALLGLGVGVDYALFVLTRYRQGLGEGAPPPVALATAAATSGRSVVFAGVTVCVSLGGLLTVGMPFLDGIAVAAAVSVLLTALAALTLLPALLRPVARMRVKPGGNGGRWARLARSVTARPGPYTLAAVLVVAVLALPMTGLRLGVPDAAQDPPGSITRTGAELLTDGFGPGAGAPLLVVGTGDASLGTLREAVLARADAGPPMALPGGGRLLTVVPRTAPGDPATAGLLAWTRTMAATIGGPDAHVGGIVATQADFSAAITARLPVFLVSVVGIAVLLLAWVFRSVLIPLTAAVMNLLTAAATTGAVVCTFGAPIEPYLPVFLFAGLFGLSMDYEVFLIARIQEAWRRHGDTRAAVVDGVAATGRTITAAALIMALVFVSFAFVDARVVREAGVGLTVAVLLDAVVVRCVLVPAVMARFGAANWWFPRRRPVLTREPVGSTR